The following DNA comes from Mucisphaera calidilacus.
GGCGAGGGGGATGTTTCGTTCGGAGGCCCAGTCGACCCAGCGGTCCATGTCGTCCCAGCGGTTGCCGTCTTCTTCGGGAGCGAGGGCGTTCCAGGGGCACTGGAGTGCGACGAGTGAGCCGACGCCGGCGAGGATTTTCATGGCGTGGTCGGAGGCGTGGGCGAGGGGGACGCCGATGCCCAGGGCGTGTGGCGGGAGTTTTCCGGTCTGGATGCGTCGTTCGAGGAGGAGTTCGGCGTGGGCGAGTGCGAGTTCTTCGCTGGCGTCGATGGCGGCGATGAGCGCGTTGTGGGCGTGGTGGTCGGCGGCGGCGGGGTCGTCGTGGACGACGCAGAGCGCCTCGATGAAGGCCTGTCGTGCCTCTCGGGCGCGTCGGTGGACGGGGTGGTCCTGTGGCAGGTCGAACATGGCCCACTCTTCGAGGAGGGCGTAGAGGTTCATGAGTCGGTGGCGTGCGAGCTCGATGCTGAGCCGGTAGGGGTGGTCGCGGTCGGGCAGGAGGCAGGTCTGGAGGGTGAGTTGTCCGAGTTCGCCGACGGGATAGAGGAGAGCGACGGCGGTGGCGACGAGGTCGCGTCGGTCGACGGTGAGGACGCCTTCTTCGAGGGAGATAGTGGCTCTGAGGGGGTGGCTGTCGGGGCCGATGGCGTGGGCGTTGCGGGTGATCCATTCCTGCCCGAAGGTGTCAGAGAGGGGCAGATAGAACCTGAGCATGGGTGGATCCTGAGGGGGGTTCCGTGTCTTATGAGATGATGACCTGAGGTTGGCCGGGGGGCAAGCTGGAATGTTAAGCGTTGTCGTCAGCGTGACCTGCGTGAGGGGAGGGGGTGGGAGGTGTTGACGGTGATAGCGGGCGTCTTTACAGTGCTGCGTGTCCGATTCCCCTCTGGAGTAGGCCGGTGATGACGGTTTTCAGTGATCCGACGCGTCGCGTGCTGGCGGCCCTGGTTGTGTTGGTTAGTGTTCTGCCGGGAGCTGCGATGGCACAGCGTGCCGCGACGCTCTGGGACGACTTCAACCATTACTTGTTGATCGCACGCCCCGAGCTTGCAGCGGGCGCGGGCGAGGCTTTGCTCGAGGCGGTTGGGGACGACGGTCCTCAGTTGCTGGAGGTGGTTGAGTCCTCGGACTTCGCCGACTTCGAGACGGCGTTGATCCGTGCGACGAAGGTCGCCGCGGTGGAGCCTGTGGCGAAGCGTCTTCTGGCGAAGATCCAGGAGGCTCAGGTAGCGGTTGCCCGTGATCCGGAGCGGATCCGAGCGAACATCGAGCGGCTGGCGGTGAACAAGCGTGCGTTCATCAACGCGGTTGAGCGTCTTCGCGGCGCGGGCCAGTTTGCGGCTCCGTTGCTTCTCGAGACTCTTCAGAACCCGAAGCAGGCGAGTCTGCACCCGTTTGTTCAGGAGGCGATGGTCTCGATCGGCCGTTCGCTGGTTTACCCGCTCTCGGAGGCGTTGCCCCAGTTGGAGCCGGTTCAGCAGCAGCAGATTTCTCAGGTGCTGATGCGGATTGGTTATCCGCAGGCGCTGCCTTATCTGCAGGAGGCGATCGAGGATCCTTCGACGGACCCGACGGCGTTGACTTACCTGGTGGCGGCTCGTGACGCGTTGGTAGCCACGGTGAATGTTCCTGCTGAGACGCGGGCGTCGGTGCTTTACGTGGCGGCGGGCGAGGCTCAGTACGTCGCGGGGACGAACAAGACGGAGATTCCGGGTCTGGGCTCTCAGAGCGTGGACAGCACGATCTGGGAGTACACGCCTGAGACGGGTCTGGTGGCGATCAAGGTTCCGGACGCGATCTTCGCGGATGCGTTGGCGCTTCGTTCGGCGGTGAAGTCGATGAAGCTGGACCCGGAGACGGATTCGGCGATGACGCTTTTCCTGCGTTCGAACCTGCGTCGTGAGAACCGTCTGCCGGAGGGCGCTGTGGACCCGAGTTATGCGACGGACATGCGTCCTGCGTCGTATTACGCGATGCTGGCCGGCCCTGAGCGTCTGCACGAGGTTCTGGACCGTGCCCTGGTGGATGAGGACCCGGTTCTGGCGTTGGACGCGATCGAGGCGCTGCGTAAGACCACGGGCGCGAACGCTCTGGTAGCGGGCACGGGCGGTCGCCAGCCGTTGCTGCGTGCGTTGAGCTTCCCGGATCGTCGTGTTCGTTTCCGTGCTGCGGAGGCGTTGGCTGCGGCCCGTCCGGTTGAGACGTTTGACGAGGCGGATCGCGTGGTCCCGACGCTGGGCGAGGCGGTTCGCCAGTCGGACACGATGTACGCGGTGGTGGTTGCGGATGACAACGCGAACCTCAACACGGTGCTGGGCATCGTGGGTGAGCTGGGTTACGAGGCGTTCGGCGGTTTGTCGCGTGAGGACGTTGAGGAGCAGATCGCTTTGCTGCCCGGCGTGGACCTTGTGGTTCTGGCGTTGGGTGAGAGTGACGTCGAGGGGTTCTTCCTGGACACGAAGGGTGATCGTCGGCTGGGCGGGACGCCGGTGCTGGCGCTGGTCTCGGCGGCGGAGCAGATCACGCTGACGGAGACCTTCCGAGCCGAGGAGCGTTTTGCCAGCGCGGTGATGACCGAGAGTGTCGGCGCCATGCAGGCGGCGGTGGCGTCGGTGACGGAGCGTTACGCGGGGTATCGGATCGAGGGTGGCGAGGCGGAGGCGTTTGCCCTGACGGCGTTGGACCTTCTCGAGCGGATCGGTTCGACCGACCCTGTCTACTTCGCGGGTGATGCGGAGGTGGCGATGATCCAGGCGTTGACCGACGAGCGTGAGAGCGTGGTGGTGGCGGCGGGTGCGGCGTTGGAGAATCTGCCTTCTGCGACGGCTCAGATCGCGTTGGCGGATGCGGCGCTTCGTGCGTCGGGTGAGGTTCAGCTGTCGCTGCTGGCGAGCCTGGCGGAGTCGGCGCGTTACAACGGCAACAAGCTCGATGATCGCCTGATCCGAGGCGTGCGTGAGCTGGTGGTGTCGAGTGAGGGCGCGTTGGCCTTAGAGGCGGCCCGAGCCCACGGCGCATTGACGCTGCCCACGGAAAGCGGCGTCGAGCAGGTTCTGCGTTACACCCGCTGAATCAGTCAGAGCATTTTTGGCCCTTCAAGACCGTCTCGGCAACGAGGCGGTTTTTCTTTGGCTGTGCTCAGGGTGAGTGAGCCCGGAGTCGCTCGATTTGGATCAGGCGAGGAGTTCGGCGAGGAGGCCCTTCTGGGCGTGGAGTCGGTTGTGGGCCTGGGGGATGACGCGGCTGCGTGGGCCGTCGAAGACCTCGGCGGTGATCTCTTCGCCACGGTAGGCGGGCATGCAGTGGAGGACGATGGCGTGGTCGTTCGCGGCGGCGAGCATGTCGTCGTCGACGCGGTAGCCGGCGAAGGCCTTCTTGCGGGCTTCTTTCTCGTCTTCCTGCCCCATAGAGGTGAAGGTGTCGGTGTAGACGGCGTCGGCGCCGGCGACGGCTTCGGCGGGGTCGGTGGTGAGGGTGGGTTTGAGGCCGAGTTGGGCCAGTTCGTCGACGAAGGCGGGGTCGAAGCCGTAGCCCTCGGGGCTGGCGAGTCGGAAGCCCATGCCCAGCTTGGCGCAGGCGGCGGCGAAGCTGCGTGCGACGTTGTTGCCGTCGCCGACGTAGGCGATGTTGCGGCCGGTGAGGTCTTCGCCGAACTCGTCGGAGAGGGTGAGGGCGTCGGCGAGTGCCTGTGCGGGGTGGGCGCGTTCGCTGAGCATGTTGACGACGGGTCTGCCGCTGAACTCGGCCATGGCCTCGAGGTCGGCGTGTGCGAAGACACGTGCGCCGATGATGTCGACCATGCCGCCGAGGACGCGTGCGACGTCCTGGACGGGCTCGCGTTTGCCGAGACCGACTTCGTGCTGACCGAGGACCATGGGGTGTCCGCCGAGGTCGAGGACGGCCTGCTCGAAGCTGACGCGTGTGCGTAGGCTGGGCTTCTGGAAGAGCAGGGCCATGGTGAGGCCGTTGAGGGGGGTGCCGGTGGCCTGGCCGCGTTGACCGCGGAGGGCGCGTGCCCGGCTGAGCATGGCCTTGACGGTATCGGCGGGTGTCTGAGCGATGGTGAGGAAGTGTTTCATGAGGTGACCTGTGGTGCCTCTTCGAGAACGATTTCGGTTCCGATGCCCTGGTCGGTGTAGACCTCGAGGAGGAGGGCGTGTGGGATGCGTCCGTCGATGATGTGTGCCTTGCGGACGCCTGCCTCGAGCGCGATGAGGCTTGCTTCGACCTTGGGGAGCATGCCGGCGTTGATGACGCCTGTGTCGATG
Coding sequences within:
- the argF gene encoding ornithine carbamoyltransferase, whose amino-acid sequence is MKHFLTIAQTPADTVKAMLSRARALRGQRGQATGTPLNGLTMALLFQKPSLRTRVSFEQAVLDLGGHPMVLGQHEVGLGKREPVQDVARVLGGMVDIIGARVFAHADLEAMAEFSGRPVVNMLSERAHPAQALADALTLSDEFGEDLTGRNIAYVGDGNNVARSFAAACAKLGMGFRLASPEGYGFDPAFVDELAQLGLKPTLTTDPAEAVAGADAVYTDTFTSMGQEDEKEARKKAFAGYRVDDDMLAAANDHAIVLHCMPAYRGEEITAEVFDGPRSRVIPQAHNRLHAQKGLLAELLA